The following proteins are encoded in a genomic region of Streptomyces collinus Tu 365:
- a CDS encoding aldehyde dehydrogenase family protein — MLREAAQEESAEAPSGLKSYDLYIAGKDVAGDGWVYTVSGRSLLEDVFTSVSLKRTLEQDPESEAAQHPYVVGRCAIADDSAIDLATQAAAAAAPDWRAVPLERRMRLGTRFREELIKHQDEFLRMLVAESHPVKLARWELSCLLQIYAPGSLRWYMKQMRVEKEYNGRKLILHRQPDGVVAFNPPQNAPLPSAALCVLALMAGNAVVVRAPRSIALSTMWLLRDIVAPLLEEIDAPAGVLNAVCSNPKQTMDRWIADPLINDIFYIGGSQEGLRFEQQCVAHGKKPILELAGNDGIVVWKDADVKWAAEAITESFYGSGQICMVPNYVLVHPEVAEALIAEVKEQVKGIRPGLPEEEDVLLSPVRRSERFFRLLRQALDNGAELVTGGNRTEVDGTVSETGVFLQPTVVRVDGLDRARTYDVVREETFFPLIPIVVPDRDNDDALLEAFLQFVNSNDYGLRNSLWSRSDHVIETFVRRVVNGGLLKVNDSHIGFLPYLPSHGGTGRTGGAFGEANYPMLKTSHVQGVSIARDVSPYDAVFGA, encoded by the coding sequence ATGCTTCGCGAAGCCGCGCAGGAGGAGAGTGCTGAGGCACCTTCCGGATTGAAGAGTTACGACCTCTACATCGCGGGCAAGGACGTCGCCGGGGACGGGTGGGTCTACACCGTCAGCGGACGTTCCCTGCTGGAAGACGTTTTCACGAGCGTCAGCCTGAAGCGCACCCTCGAACAGGACCCCGAGTCCGAGGCGGCCCAGCACCCCTACGTCGTCGGACGGTGCGCGATCGCCGACGACTCCGCCATCGACCTGGCCACCCAGGCGGCCGCCGCGGCCGCCCCCGACTGGCGCGCCGTCCCGCTGGAGCGGCGGATGCGGCTGGGCACCCGGTTCCGCGAGGAACTGATCAAGCACCAGGACGAGTTCCTGCGCATGCTGGTCGCCGAGTCCCACCCCGTGAAGCTGGCCCGCTGGGAGCTGAGCTGCCTGCTGCAGATCTACGCCCCGGGCTCCCTGCGCTGGTACATGAAGCAGATGCGGGTCGAGAAGGAGTACAACGGCCGCAAGCTGATCCTGCACCGCCAGCCGGACGGCGTGGTCGCCTTCAACCCGCCGCAGAACGCCCCGCTGCCGAGCGCCGCCCTGTGCGTGCTGGCGCTGATGGCCGGCAACGCCGTCGTCGTGCGGGCGCCCCGCAGCATCGCGCTGTCCACCATGTGGCTGCTGCGCGACATCGTCGCCCCGCTGCTGGAGGAGATCGACGCGCCGGCCGGTGTGCTGAACGCGGTGTGCTCCAACCCGAAGCAGACCATGGACCGCTGGATCGCGGACCCGCTGATCAACGACATCTTCTACATCGGCGGCAGCCAGGAGGGCCTGCGCTTCGAGCAGCAGTGCGTGGCGCACGGCAAGAAGCCGATCCTCGAACTCGCCGGCAACGACGGCATCGTGGTCTGGAAGGACGCCGACGTGAAGTGGGCGGCCGAGGCCATCACGGAGTCGTTCTACGGCTCGGGCCAGATCTGCATGGTGCCCAACTACGTGCTGGTCCACCCGGAGGTCGCCGAGGCGCTGATCGCCGAGGTGAAGGAGCAGGTCAAGGGCATCAGGCCGGGCCTGCCCGAGGAGGAGGACGTGCTGCTGTCGCCGGTCAGGCGCAGCGAGCGGTTCTTCCGGCTGCTGCGCCAGGCGCTGGACAACGGCGCCGAGCTGGTCACCGGCGGCAACCGCACCGAGGTCGACGGCACGGTGTCCGAGACCGGTGTCTTCCTGCAGCCGACGGTGGTGCGGGTGGACGGCCTGGACCGGGCGCGGACCTACGACGTGGTCCGGGAGGAGACCTTCTTCCCGCTGATCCCGATCGTGGTCCCCGACCGCGACAACGACGACGCGCTCCTGGAGGCGTTCCTCCAGTTCGTCAACAGCAACGACTACGGGCTGCGCAACTCGCTGTGGTCGCGTTCGGACCACGTCATCGAGACGTTCGTGCGCCGGGTCGTCAACGGCGGCCTGCTGAAGGTCAACGACTCCCACATCGGCTTCCTGCCGTACCTGCCGAGCCACGGCGGCACCGGCCGCACCGGCGGCGCGTTCGGCGAGGCCAACTACCCGATGCTCAAGACCTCCCACGTCCAGGGAGTCAGCATCGCCCGCGACGTGAGCCCGTACGACGCGGTCTTCGGCGCCTGA
- a CDS encoding acyl carrier protein, with amino-acid sequence MPPVDSTIERLRDLPRSELAEEIESIVLEKFRVVLLMDDAEDLPVDVSYFDLGLTSLRLTEIRQSLEQLLDLSINVNVLFNEPTIAHLVDHLTQAIQEA; translated from the coding sequence ATGCCACCTGTCGACAGCACGATCGAGCGGTTGCGCGACCTTCCGCGCAGTGAACTCGCCGAAGAGATCGAGTCAATCGTCCTGGAGAAGTTCCGGGTCGTCCTGCTCATGGACGACGCGGAGGACCTCCCCGTCGACGTCAGCTACTTCGATCTCGGCCTCACCTCGCTGCGGCTGACCGAGATACGGCAGAGCCTGGAACAGCTCCTGGATCTGTCGATCAACGTCAACGTGCTCTTCAACGAGCCGACGATCGCCCATCTCGTGGACCACCTGACCCAGGCCATTCAGGAAGCTTGA
- a CDS encoding type I polyketide synthase, with translation MPRKESEQAPEPVAIVGIGLRFPGGSGSPDEFDAFLKEGRSGIRPIPRDRWDVDAFTPEGPDDKGKIRATAGGFLDRIDTFDAAFFNISPKEARYMDPQQRLLLETAWQALEHAGIDPAPLRRGNGGVYIGASSIDYALELDSLPYEELDGHLASGITMFPLSGRLSYFLGWRGPSMSVDTACSSSLVALHLAANALRAGETDIALCGGVNALHHPRIPVMFSNAQMLSPDGQCKTFDEAADGYARAEGCGIVVLKRLSDAERDGDRILALVRGTAVGQDGDSAGLTVPNGPAQEKVIRSALAAAHLAPEDIQYVEAHGTGTPLGDPIEFGAIGDVFVDSHTKDQPLLVGSVKTNLGHMEPASGIVGVIKTVLQLRAGTIYPHINLNTPSGRIPWDLYPVRIPTACEPWDAEVRRAVVNSFGFAGTIGAVVLEQAPEPAARPADEDGAAPLFTLSAKNATALRELAADYRRLLDERPDVSVPALCHSANTARTHHPYRVAAPVADRAALVKLLDKAAEAEHEGPTGIRKTAFMFTGQGSQYAGMGAALYAALPVFRAQVDACDKLFAQHLDGSVRDLLLGTADDPEAIDRTEYTQPALFTLEYALALQWMAWGVRPNVLIGHSIGEVVAAAVAGLFSLPDAVRLVAARGRLMQAVRAEGGMAAVAAPVEEVAPLLEGRPDLALAGINAPDQTVVSGATAALDEVVGILEGRGVRVDRLKVSHAFHSPLMAEVYDDFRAALDGITFHEPKISIISNVTGRLARFREIGDPDYWVRHIGEPVRFLDGIRAVAKRGRHALVEIGPQAGLTALARRSVTVEDHLWLASLRRRDTTTATTLTALAEYYAAGLAVSWTDYHAGHPAPARVDLPTYAFQRKRYWLPSVTPRKSAANGTARHLLLGVEERFASGVREFNAEFTTEELGALADLADGGRTVLPAGAYVDLLLAAQDAVQGHARSAVRDLRLLAPLELPAETLTALTTRWRPRPGGGAEVEVFTVVGGEENLHATAVVSADPEPLVPVSELAELDAGLAPGGQLIDDEDIYTDLASVGRPQGPRMRLLLRAARHGDGLVTGELTGRDATAVEHVPAELLEAAVQALVVLDPEGPVFVPREIASVRHFRKPRGENLRVLARVRGEQDRRLADVLLLENGEPVAELLGVRMARPEGRGGRRQFLHRPEWVRRALPEAENAPARHVVLLDPSAVRAAELAAEPGLKVTWLPDLTDLKAALEDPTVTDVCRVWRQLPSPMSDGRLRAECEDNYRELLALVGALDASGAARPPRLWLVTEGAQWLPGDPAGDGGHLGAATLWGFGRVLLTEYPQYRATLVDLAPGSGLAPLAEEWRSEPAGEYQVAHRPGRRYVRRLLAGDATLTWTGGFELRAPDSGDLSDLALAAAADRAPGDEEVQVKVRAVGLTAEDARTALDTGRAERAEEEGTDATGEEPPPLLGRLARGTVLAAAGGTGFAAGDEVLVRHDGTFRSTLTVPAVAVVHATGSDDTAPAFRLDETGEALRTALADPAGRAWVTLPEDPAEERTDPADEGPTGLRADRTYLVTGGLGGLGLVTARKLVALGARHLTLVSRSGRATDEASEVLADLAADAEIDVVRADISRSQDVQRLVRHVTAGPYPLGGIVHAAGSYDKKLVSELTWESIDAQLAAKAYGGWLLHEAAEESFPELEFFVTYSSIASVLGGATQGHYAAASAGLDALAEWRSRRGVPGLSVNWGAWARVGMSARLEEHLSQEIERSGVRFFSPTRALDTLARLWGRPRTQRIVGEFDWDRYVSGSVTGDLFFDRLARQASDDDGTGLDLKALAALPAAERLAAVTGVVREKVAAVLHLEEGDELDVSTEFVSLGLDSLMAQQVKAALEQTFRLPLPASLTHDHPTVRALAQFVDGQLGPVPAV, from the coding sequence ATGCCGCGTAAGGAATCTGAGCAGGCGCCCGAGCCGGTCGCGATCGTCGGAATCGGTCTGCGGTTCCCCGGCGGCAGCGGCTCGCCCGACGAGTTCGACGCCTTCCTGAAGGAGGGCCGCAGCGGGATCCGGCCGATCCCACGGGACCGCTGGGACGTCGACGCGTTCACCCCCGAGGGCCCCGACGACAAGGGCAAGATCCGCGCCACGGCCGGCGGGTTCCTGGACCGCATCGACACGTTCGACGCCGCCTTCTTCAACATCTCCCCGAAGGAGGCCCGCTACATGGACCCCCAGCAGCGGCTGCTGCTGGAGACCGCCTGGCAGGCCCTGGAGCACGCCGGCATCGACCCCGCGCCGCTGCGCCGCGGCAACGGCGGCGTGTACATCGGCGCCAGCTCCATCGACTACGCGCTCGAACTGGACTCACTGCCGTACGAGGAGCTCGACGGCCACCTCGCCTCCGGCATCACCATGTTCCCGCTGTCCGGGCGCCTGTCCTACTTCCTCGGCTGGCGCGGCCCCAGCATGAGCGTCGACACCGCCTGCTCGTCCTCCCTGGTCGCGCTGCACCTGGCGGCCAACGCCCTGCGCGCCGGCGAGACCGACATCGCGCTGTGCGGCGGCGTCAACGCCCTGCACCACCCGCGCATCCCGGTGATGTTCTCCAACGCCCAGATGCTGTCCCCGGACGGTCAGTGCAAGACCTTCGACGAGGCCGCCGACGGCTACGCGCGCGCCGAGGGCTGCGGCATCGTCGTCCTCAAGCGGCTCTCCGACGCCGAGCGCGACGGCGACCGGATCCTCGCCCTGGTGCGCGGCACCGCCGTCGGCCAGGACGGCGACAGCGCCGGCCTGACCGTGCCCAACGGCCCCGCCCAGGAGAAGGTCATCCGCAGCGCCCTGGCCGCCGCCCACCTCGCGCCCGAGGACATCCAGTACGTCGAGGCGCACGGCACCGGCACCCCGCTCGGCGACCCCATCGAGTTCGGCGCCATCGGCGACGTGTTCGTCGATTCCCACACCAAGGACCAGCCGCTGCTGGTCGGTTCGGTGAAGACCAACCTCGGCCACATGGAGCCCGCCTCCGGCATCGTCGGCGTCATCAAGACCGTGCTCCAGCTGCGCGCCGGCACGATCTACCCGCACATCAACCTCAACACCCCCTCGGGACGCATCCCCTGGGACCTGTACCCGGTGCGGATCCCCACCGCCTGCGAGCCCTGGGACGCCGAGGTCAGGCGCGCGGTCGTCAACAGCTTCGGGTTCGCCGGGACCATCGGCGCCGTGGTGCTGGAGCAGGCCCCCGAGCCGGCCGCCCGCCCGGCCGACGAGGACGGCGCCGCACCGCTGTTCACCCTGTCCGCGAAGAACGCCACCGCGCTGCGCGAACTCGCCGCCGACTACCGGCGCCTGCTGGACGAGCGGCCGGACGTCTCGGTGCCCGCGCTGTGCCACAGCGCCAACACCGCCCGCACCCACCACCCCTACCGCGTCGCCGCCCCCGTCGCCGACCGCGCGGCCCTCGTCAAGCTGCTGGACAAGGCCGCCGAGGCCGAGCACGAGGGCCCCACCGGCATCCGCAAGACCGCGTTCATGTTCACCGGCCAGGGCTCCCAGTACGCCGGCATGGGCGCCGCCCTCTACGCGGCCCTGCCCGTCTTCCGCGCCCAGGTGGACGCCTGCGACAAGCTGTTCGCGCAGCACCTCGACGGCTCGGTGCGCGACCTGCTGCTCGGCACCGCCGACGACCCCGAGGCGATCGACCGCACCGAGTACACCCAGCCCGCGCTGTTCACCCTGGAGTACGCGCTCGCCCTGCAGTGGATGGCCTGGGGCGTACGCCCCAACGTGCTCATCGGGCACAGCATCGGCGAGGTCGTCGCCGCCGCCGTGGCCGGCCTGTTCAGCCTCCCCGACGCGGTCCGGCTGGTCGCCGCCCGCGGCCGGCTGATGCAGGCGGTGCGCGCCGAGGGCGGCATGGCCGCCGTCGCCGCGCCCGTCGAGGAGGTCGCCCCGCTGCTGGAGGGCCGGCCCGACCTGGCCCTGGCCGGGATCAACGCCCCCGACCAGACGGTCGTCTCCGGCGCCACGGCCGCCCTCGACGAGGTCGTCGGCATCCTGGAGGGCCGGGGCGTGCGCGTCGACCGCCTCAAGGTCTCGCACGCCTTCCACTCGCCGCTGATGGCCGAGGTCTACGACGACTTCCGGGCCGCCCTCGACGGCATCACCTTCCACGAGCCGAAGATCAGCATCATCTCCAACGTCACCGGACGCCTCGCCCGCTTCCGCGAGATCGGCGACCCCGACTACTGGGTGCGGCACATCGGCGAACCGGTGCGCTTCCTCGACGGCATCCGCGCCGTCGCCAAGCGCGGCCGGCACGCCCTGGTCGAGATCGGCCCGCAGGCCGGGCTGACCGCCCTCGCCCGGCGCTCCGTCACGGTCGAGGACCACCTGTGGCTGGCCAGCCTGCGCCGCCGGGACACCACCACCGCGACCACCCTCACCGCGCTCGCCGAGTACTACGCGGCCGGACTCGCCGTCTCCTGGACCGACTACCACGCCGGTCACCCCGCGCCCGCCCGCGTGGACCTGCCCACCTACGCCTTCCAGCGCAAGCGCTACTGGCTGCCCTCCGTCACCCCCCGCAAGTCCGCCGCGAACGGCACCGCACGGCACCTGCTGCTCGGCGTCGAGGAGCGGTTCGCCAGCGGGGTGCGCGAGTTCAACGCCGAGTTCACCACCGAGGAACTGGGCGCCCTCGCCGACCTCGCCGACGGCGGCCGCACCGTCCTGCCCGCCGGCGCCTACGTCGACCTGCTGCTCGCCGCGCAGGACGCGGTCCAGGGCCACGCCCGCTCCGCCGTCCGCGACCTCAGGCTGCTCGCCCCGCTGGAGCTGCCCGCCGAGACCCTGACCGCGCTGACCACCCGCTGGCGGCCGCGTCCCGGCGGCGGCGCCGAGGTGGAGGTGTTCACGGTCGTCGGCGGCGAGGAGAACCTGCACGCCACCGCCGTGGTCTCCGCCGACCCCGAACCCCTGGTCCCGGTCTCCGAACTGGCCGAGCTGGACGCCGGCCTCGCCCCGGGCGGCCAGCTCATCGACGACGAGGACATCTACACCGACCTCGCCTCCGTCGGCCGCCCCCAGGGCCCGCGCATGCGGCTGCTGCTGCGCGCCGCCCGGCACGGGGACGGCCTGGTCACCGGCGAGCTCACCGGCCGCGACGCCACCGCCGTCGAGCACGTCCCGGCCGAACTGCTGGAGGCCGCCGTCCAGGCGCTGGTCGTCCTCGACCCCGAGGGCCCGGTCTTCGTGCCCCGCGAGATCGCCTCCGTACGGCACTTCCGCAAGCCGCGCGGCGAGAACCTGCGCGTCCTCGCCCGCGTCCGCGGCGAGCAGGACCGGCGACTGGCCGACGTGCTGCTGCTGGAGAACGGCGAACCGGTCGCCGAACTGCTCGGCGTGCGCATGGCCCGGCCCGAGGGCCGCGGCGGCCGCCGCCAGTTCCTGCACCGCCCCGAGTGGGTGCGCCGCGCGCTGCCCGAGGCGGAGAACGCGCCCGCCCGGCACGTGGTCCTGCTCGACCCGTCCGCGGTGCGGGCCGCCGAACTCGCGGCCGAGCCCGGCCTGAAGGTCACCTGGCTGCCCGACCTCACCGACCTCAAGGCGGCCCTGGAGGACCCCACGGTCACCGACGTCTGCCGGGTCTGGCGGCAGCTGCCGTCCCCGATGTCCGACGGCCGGCTGCGCGCCGAGTGCGAGGACAACTACCGCGAACTCCTCGCGCTCGTCGGCGCGCTGGACGCCTCCGGCGCGGCCCGGCCGCCCCGGCTCTGGCTGGTCACCGAGGGCGCCCAGTGGCTGCCCGGCGACCCGGCCGGTGACGGCGGCCACCTCGGCGCGGCCACCCTGTGGGGCTTCGGCCGGGTGCTGCTCACCGAGTACCCGCAGTACCGGGCCACCCTCGTGGACCTCGCCCCGGGCAGCGGCCTCGCCCCGCTCGCCGAGGAGTGGCGCTCGGAGCCGGCCGGCGAGTACCAGGTCGCCCACCGGCCGGGCCGCCGCTACGTGCGCCGGCTGCTCGCCGGTGACGCCACCCTCACCTGGACCGGCGGCTTCGAACTGCGCGCCCCGGACTCCGGCGACCTGTCCGACCTGGCGCTCGCCGCGGCCGCCGACCGCGCTCCCGGGGACGAGGAGGTCCAGGTCAAGGTGCGCGCCGTCGGCCTGACCGCCGAGGACGCCCGCACCGCCCTGGACACCGGGCGCGCCGAACGCGCGGAGGAGGAGGGCACCGACGCGACCGGGGAGGAGCCCCCGCCGCTGCTCGGCCGGCTGGCCCGCGGCACGGTACTCGCCGCCGCCGGCGGCACCGGCTTCGCGGCCGGCGACGAGGTCCTCGTCCGCCACGACGGCACCTTCCGCTCCACCCTCACCGTCCCCGCCGTGGCCGTCGTGCACGCCACCGGCTCCGACGACACCGCGCCCGCCTTCCGCCTCGACGAGACCGGCGAGGCCCTGCGCACCGCCCTGGCCGACCCCGCCGGACGCGCCTGGGTGACGCTCCCGGAGGACCCGGCCGAGGAGCGCACCGACCCCGCCGACGAGGGCCCCACCGGCCTGCGGGCCGACCGCACCTACCTGGTCACCGGCGGTCTCGGCGGACTCGGCCTGGTCACCGCCCGCAAGCTGGTCGCCCTAGGCGCCCGGCACCTGACCCTGGTCAGCCGCAGCGGCCGGGCCACCGACGAGGCCTCCGAGGTCCTCGCCGACCTCGCCGCCGACGCCGAGATCGACGTCGTACGCGCCGACATCTCGCGCTCCCAGGACGTCCAGCGCCTGGTCCGGCACGTCACGGCCGGCCCGTACCCGCTCGGCGGGATCGTGCACGCCGCCGGCTCCTACGACAAGAAGCTGGTCTCCGAGCTGACCTGGGAGTCGATCGACGCCCAGCTCGCGGCGAAGGCGTACGGCGGCTGGCTGCTGCACGAGGCCGCCGAGGAGTCCTTCCCCGAGCTGGAGTTCTTCGTCACCTACTCCTCCATCGCCTCCGTCCTCGGCGGTGCCACCCAGGGCCACTACGCCGCCGCGAGCGCCGGTCTCGACGCCCTCGCCGAGTGGCGCAGCCGGCGCGGGGTGCCGGGCCTGTCGGTGAACTGGGGTGCCTGGGCCCGGGTCGGCATGTCGGCCCGCCT